One Myxococcaceae bacterium JPH2 DNA window includes the following coding sequences:
- a CDS encoding PaaI family thioesterase has protein sequence MDDLQEFARQVFAAQPFSQFLGAQLASAGPGTAELRLPIVDHLKQQHGFVHGGVLSYLADNAITFAGGLALGGNALTSEYKINYLRPAVGTLLIARAQAKGTGKKQAVCQCEIFAVNNGEEKLCALAQGTVVSAAS, from the coding sequence ATGGATGACCTTCAAGAGTTCGCGCGGCAGGTCTTCGCAGCCCAGCCCTTCAGTCAGTTCCTCGGCGCTCAGCTGGCGAGCGCGGGCCCCGGGACCGCGGAGCTCCGGCTGCCCATCGTCGATCACCTGAAGCAGCAGCACGGCTTCGTCCACGGAGGCGTGCTCAGCTACCTCGCGGACAACGCCATCACCTTCGCCGGAGGGCTGGCCCTGGGAGGCAACGCGCTGACCTCCGAGTACAAGATCAACTACCTGCGGCCCGCGGTGGGAACGCTGCTCATCGCCAGGGCCCAGGCCAAGGGAACGGGAAAGAAGCAAGCCGTCTGCCAATGCGAAATCTTCGCGGTCAACAACGGCGAGGAGAAGCTCTGCGCCCTCGCCCAAGGAACCGTGGTCTCCGCCGCGTCCTGA
- a CDS encoding alkene reductase: MPTLFDPITVGDLPLANRVVMAPLTRNRSPNAIPPDIAATYYAQRATAGLLISEATAISHQGQGYADVPGLYHPEQLAGWRRVTDAVHEAKGRIVAQLWHVGRVSHHELQPNHGAPVAPSAIVANAKTVLLRNGAAEFVPTSVPRALELAELPGIVRDYATAARNAVTLGGFDGVEVHGANGYLLDQFLKSGSNHRTDAYGGSIENRARFMLEVMRAVVDAIGAKKTGIRLSPVTTANDAFDANPQPLFEYVVRELAKWDLSYVHVIEGATGGPRELPDRPFNYAALKQAYRDAGGKGAWMVNNGYDGALAKKAVEDGADLVSFGRSYISNPDLVRRLRENAPLAKLDKTTLYGGGAKGYIDYPTL, translated from the coding sequence ATGCCGACTCTGTTCGACCCCATCACCGTGGGCGACCTGCCGCTCGCCAACCGCGTCGTCATGGCTCCGCTGACGCGCAACCGCTCTCCCAACGCGATCCCCCCGGACATCGCCGCCACCTATTACGCGCAGCGCGCGACCGCGGGGCTGCTCATCAGCGAGGCCACCGCCATCTCACACCAGGGCCAGGGCTACGCCGACGTGCCCGGCCTGTACCACCCCGAGCAGCTCGCGGGCTGGCGGCGCGTGACGGACGCGGTGCATGAGGCGAAGGGCCGCATCGTCGCGCAGCTCTGGCATGTGGGGCGCGTCTCGCACCATGAGCTTCAGCCGAACCACGGGGCTCCGGTCGCGCCGTCCGCCATCGTGGCGAACGCCAAGACCGTGCTGCTTCGCAATGGGGCCGCTGAGTTCGTGCCCACGTCCGTGCCTCGCGCGCTGGAGCTGGCGGAGCTGCCGGGCATCGTGCGCGACTACGCCACCGCCGCGCGCAACGCGGTGACGCTCGGGGGCTTCGACGGCGTCGAGGTGCATGGGGCCAATGGCTACCTGCTCGATCAGTTCCTCAAGAGCGGCTCCAACCATCGGACGGATGCCTACGGTGGGAGCATCGAGAATCGCGCCCGCTTCATGCTGGAGGTGATGCGCGCGGTCGTGGATGCCATTGGCGCGAAGAAGACAGGCATTCGCTTGTCCCCGGTCACGACTGCCAATGATGCGTTCGATGCCAACCCGCAGCCGCTCTTCGAGTACGTCGTGCGCGAGCTGGCGAAGTGGGACCTGTCGTATGTCCATGTCATCGAGGGCGCGACGGGGGGCCCGCGCGAGCTGCCGGACCGGCCATTCAACTACGCGGCGCTGAAGCAGGCGTACCGCGACGCCGGGGGCAAGGGCGCGTGGATGGTGAACAACGGCTACGACGGCGCGCTGGCGAAGAAGGCCGTCGAGGATGGCGCGGACCTGGTGTCCTTCGGTCGCTCGTACATCTCGAACCCAGACCTGGTGCGTCGCCTGCGCGAGAACGCGCCGCTGGCGAAGCTCGACAAGACCACGCTCTACGGCGGCGGAGCGAAGGGCTACATCGACTATCCCACGCTCTGA
- a CDS encoding sigma-70 family RNA polymerase sigma factor: protein MEAMEVSVTTTKCPVQGGSGPQVEARVRGHLELVQRLAWKYRWTGLPLDELVAEGNVGLMEAASRFEDRGIPFGAYAQQWIRARIRAYVARNWSVAGGRAPWVVFQLRRERARLEARWGEGHPEVEKRLADVLGRKEEDVAKGAEGLAKDVSLDAPVGQDGEVTRLEQLMADDVSPEESADRTRWVAKLRESVEEAWPELDARERALVEERMLVEEGASAELLARRFGVTAVRIRQIEQALRTKLRHRLTASCTAWDGEALRLAA, encoded by the coding sequence ATGGAAGCGATGGAGGTGAGTGTGACCACGACGAAGTGCCCGGTGCAGGGGGGAAGCGGGCCGCAGGTGGAGGCGCGAGTTCGCGGCCATCTGGAGCTGGTGCAGCGGCTGGCGTGGAAATACCGCTGGACGGGCCTCCCGCTGGACGAGCTGGTGGCGGAGGGGAACGTGGGCCTGATGGAGGCGGCGAGCCGCTTCGAGGACCGAGGGATTCCGTTCGGGGCCTATGCCCAGCAGTGGATCCGCGCGCGGATCCGCGCCTACGTGGCGCGCAATTGGAGCGTGGCGGGCGGGCGGGCGCCGTGGGTGGTGTTCCAGCTTCGGCGGGAGCGCGCGCGGCTGGAGGCCCGCTGGGGGGAGGGGCACCCGGAGGTGGAGAAGCGGCTGGCGGACGTGCTGGGCCGGAAGGAGGAGGACGTGGCGAAGGGCGCCGAGGGGCTGGCCAAGGACGTGTCGCTGGACGCTCCGGTGGGCCAGGACGGGGAGGTGACGCGGTTGGAGCAGCTCATGGCCGATGACGTGTCGCCGGAGGAGTCCGCGGACCGCACGCGGTGGGTGGCGAAGCTGCGCGAGAGCGTGGAGGAAGCCTGGCCCGAGTTGGACGCGCGGGAGCGGGCGCTGGTGGAGGAGCGGATGCTGGTGGAGGAGGGGGCGAGCGCGGAGCTGCTGGCCCGCCGGTTCGGGGTGACGGCGGTGCGCATCCGGCAGATTGAGCAGGCGCTGCGGACCAAGCTGCGGCACCGGCTCACCGCGAGTTGTACGGCCTGGGACGGTGAGGCGCTGCGGCTGGCGGCTTGA
- a CDS encoding RNA polymerase sigma factor yields MGAAQGGGVMTARDRGGPDPGTARVPGECASGVFVARRRAWLLTHARRVCRNGADAEDLVQDVLLRFLQTFGGPARRPRDASCDAWLVTTLTRLFYDLCRKRRVRARQENDPCLPGEVMGGQVDSASPRFEAITDEQFARALRGLSPKLRSTFELHSAGLKYQDIAASQGISVGTVSKRMHDARAKLLAQLQPTVLAA; encoded by the coding sequence ATGGGGGCTGCTCAGGGCGGCGGCGTGATGACCGCACGAGACAGAGGTGGGCCCGACCCAGGCACCGCGCGGGTGCCAGGCGAGTGCGCGAGCGGCGTGTTCGTCGCCCGCCGTCGGGCGTGGCTGCTGACCCACGCGAGGCGGGTGTGTCGCAACGGCGCGGACGCGGAGGACCTCGTTCAGGATGTCCTGCTGCGCTTCCTCCAGACCTTCGGTGGGCCCGCGCGCCGGCCGCGTGACGCCTCCTGTGACGCGTGGCTCGTCACCACGCTCACACGACTCTTCTATGACCTGTGTCGGAAGCGGCGGGTCCGCGCGCGCCAGGAGAATGACCCCTGCCTCCCGGGCGAGGTGATGGGCGGGCAGGTCGACAGCGCGTCACCGCGCTTCGAGGCCATCACGGACGAGCAGTTCGCCCGAGCGCTGCGAGGCCTGAGTCCGAAGCTGCGCAGCACGTTCGAGCTTCACTCCGCGGGACTGAAGTACCAGGACATCGCGGCGTCGCAGGGCATCTCGGTGGGCACGGTCTCCAAGCGGATGCATGACGCGCGAGCGAAGCTGCTCGCACAACTCCAGCCCACGGTGCTCGCGGCATGA
- a CDS encoding sigma-54-dependent Fis family transcriptional regulator: MYEEFSALVTGLHAARHFEQAARLTLRAMLERAQRHLDASLFAGQGRLLRGVVHLRPADAYRRLVALEWEPHAPESNAELTDGPRAALLASVSAWRAVMEHGGAVSLNVGLGTLHPHAARAPSTLAPALLTHVTQESQQRLLSREATHVCVLPLRTVGGRIDGMLALEASCPSALDQEFLWRELSDSLQLAADVAAPYLVGLPWRPSATPEPDAFLPVVGPSMAPLVDVLRVFAQQEETLLLSGPTGAGKSRMARWCHTQSSRQEGRFESLDLTMIPEELQMAELFGWRRGAFTGAVRDNPGALMRARGGTLFIDEIDKLSLKAQAGLLHVLEERTFRSLGDASGEHAAEVRFIVGTNADLADAVRKGAFREDLYYRINVLPVRLPALDERRDEIGDWARYLLERHHREKRSECVVRLASGAAQRLEQNAWPGNLRQLDNIVRRAYTLAWMQQGGMGPELEVREAHVQQALAYEGGTQRSLPEAMCQTARVFVQEAQRRQAPLDIDFAETLRGFVLAEAVQQVGRDEAFRLLGRASLVTSRNHLKALRQEVKKAEALCTEIGQPVPGVLTQAS; the protein is encoded by the coding sequence ATGTACGAGGAGTTCTCGGCCCTGGTGACGGGGCTGCATGCCGCGAGGCACTTCGAGCAGGCCGCGCGGCTCACCCTGCGCGCCATGCTGGAGCGGGCACAGCGACACCTGGACGCCAGCCTCTTCGCCGGACAGGGGCGACTGCTGCGCGGGGTGGTGCACCTGCGTCCGGCGGATGCCTATCGCCGGTTGGTGGCGCTGGAGTGGGAGCCCCACGCGCCGGAGTCGAACGCGGAGCTGACGGATGGACCGCGAGCGGCTTTGCTCGCCTCCGTGTCCGCGTGGCGGGCCGTGATGGAGCACGGCGGCGCGGTCTCCCTCAACGTGGGCCTGGGCACGCTGCACCCTCACGCTGCCCGAGCGCCCAGCACGCTCGCGCCGGCCCTCCTCACCCACGTCACGCAGGAGAGTCAGCAACGGCTGCTCAGCCGAGAGGCCACCCATGTCTGTGTTCTGCCCCTGCGCACGGTCGGCGGGCGCATCGATGGAATGCTCGCGTTGGAGGCAAGCTGCCCCTCCGCGTTGGACCAGGAGTTCCTCTGGCGTGAGCTGAGTGATTCGCTCCAGCTCGCCGCGGACGTCGCGGCGCCATACCTCGTAGGCCTGCCCTGGCGCCCGAGCGCCACGCCGGAGCCCGATGCGTTCCTCCCCGTGGTGGGCCCATCCATGGCCCCCTTGGTCGACGTGCTGCGCGTCTTCGCTCAGCAGGAGGAGACCTTGCTCCTCAGCGGCCCCACGGGCGCGGGCAAGTCGCGGATGGCGCGCTGGTGCCATACCCAATCGTCGCGGCAGGAGGGGCGCTTCGAGAGCCTGGACCTGACGATGATCCCCGAGGAACTCCAGATGGCGGAGCTTTTCGGATGGCGGCGCGGCGCCTTCACGGGCGCGGTGCGAGACAACCCCGGCGCGCTGATGCGGGCGCGGGGCGGGACGTTGTTCATCGACGAGATCGACAAGCTGTCGCTCAAGGCCCAGGCGGGGCTGCTGCACGTCCTGGAGGAGCGCACCTTCCGCTCGCTGGGCGATGCCTCGGGGGAACACGCCGCAGAGGTCCGCTTCATCGTGGGGACCAACGCGGACCTCGCCGACGCGGTCCGCAAGGGCGCCTTCCGCGAGGACCTCTACTACCGCATCAACGTCCTGCCCGTGCGGCTGCCCGCGCTGGACGAGCGCAGGGATGAGATTGGCGATTGGGCGCGCTACCTGCTCGAGCGCCATCACCGAGAGAAGCGCTCGGAGTGCGTCGTGCGGCTGGCCTCGGGAGCAGCGCAGCGCCTGGAGCAGAACGCGTGGCCGGGCAATCTCAGACAGCTCGACAACATCGTCCGCCGCGCCTACACGCTCGCGTGGATGCAGCAGGGCGGCATGGGGCCAGAGCTGGAGGTGCGCGAGGCCCACGTCCAACAAGCGCTGGCCTATGAGGGTGGGACGCAGCGCTCGCTGCCCGAGGCGATGTGCCAGACCGCGCGCGTCTTCGTTCAGGAGGCGCAGCGAAGACAGGCGCCGTTGGACATCGACTTCGCGGAGACGCTGCGCGGCTTCGTCCTGGCGGAGGCCGTGCAGCAGGTGGGGCGAGACGAGGCCTTCCGGCTGCTCGGGCGCGCGTCCCTGGTGACGAGCCGCAATCACCTCAAGGCGCTGCGCCAGGAGGTGAAGAAGGCGGAGGCCCTCTGCACGGAGATCGGGCAGCCCGTGCCCGGCGTGTTGACCCAGGCGAGCTGA
- the nhaR gene encoding transcriptional activator NhaR encodes MSWLNYHHLLYFWTVARAGSIAKASEELHLAQPTISSQLKLLEESLGHKLFERQGRKLALTDVGRTVMRYADEIFRLGNELKNVVAGHPAGQQARLNVGLLDVIPKLVAEQLLKPALEAGPSLRVICREGPLPQLLASLALHELDVVLADAPGAETVSVRSFNHLLGKCGVTFFAASGLAHLKKDFPRSLDGAPVLLPSDESSVRRSLDLWFERQGLRPLIAGDFDDSAMLQAFGQTGHGVFAMPSITEAEVIRQLNVSVIGRTDEIETCFYAITVERRLRHPSVVAIAEAARAHVFGT; translated from the coding sequence ATGTCCTGGCTCAACTATCACCATCTCCTGTATTTCTGGACGGTTGCGCGAGCGGGCAGCATCGCCAAGGCCAGCGAGGAGCTGCACCTGGCGCAGCCCACCATCAGCAGCCAGCTCAAGCTCCTGGAGGAGTCGCTGGGCCACAAGCTGTTCGAGCGCCAGGGCCGCAAGCTGGCGCTCACCGACGTGGGCCGCACGGTCATGCGGTACGCGGACGAGATCTTCCGGCTGGGCAACGAGTTGAAGAACGTGGTCGCCGGCCACCCCGCGGGCCAGCAGGCGCGACTCAACGTCGGGCTGCTCGACGTCATCCCCAAGCTCGTCGCCGAGCAGCTCCTCAAGCCCGCGCTCGAGGCCGGTCCCTCGCTGCGTGTCATCTGCCGCGAAGGGCCGCTGCCCCAGCTGCTCGCCTCCCTGGCGCTGCATGAGCTGGACGTGGTGCTCGCGGACGCGCCGGGCGCGGAGACGGTGAGCGTGCGCTCGTTCAATCACTTGCTGGGCAAGTGTGGCGTCACCTTCTTCGCCGCGAGCGGGCTGGCCCATTTGAAGAAAGACTTTCCGCGCTCGCTCGATGGCGCGCCCGTGCTGTTGCCCTCCGATGAATCCTCGGTGCGCCGCTCGTTGGACCTGTGGTTCGAGCGACAGGGCCTGCGTCCCCTCATCGCGGGAGACTTCGACGACAGCGCCATGCTCCAGGCCTTTGGGCAGACGGGCCACGGCGTCTTCGCCATGCCCTCCATCACCGAGGCCGAGGTGATCCGCCAGCTCAACGTCTCCGTCATCGGCCGGACGGATGAAATCGAGACCTGCTTCTACGCCATCACCGTGGAGCGGCGCCTGCGCCACCCCTCCGTCGTCGCCATCGCCGAGGCGGCGCGCGCGCACGTGTTCGGGACCTGA
- a CDS encoding DEAD/DEAH box helicase, with protein MLGPARLSTAELYLSSYPSVAWAATAHRIQGQFRVAGRPPLQTVVSSDDLGLVFECQCEDYLAEGSCVHAGVLALLWLQRHARAAPSSERPSDAESLTEWLEARHLSRAASLRLSVVTPHLPPSFSRHLTHFFGEDKVVTPLLGKLSSRYFVEHNLPPITQAAWDWLDAEAERVRLGLEREATGAPRAPPTDSRLLPLVQALQLARERVRAQAMPRVHGPRLSVVLQDRPVRLCVSEPELVAWSSGLPSHGVDLPGFVEVNPVGLLDGRAGLACPCSPGVAEPACVHALSAIDAVLDQLADPKAAESNARLAELLFVVAGEELLTALERTAVAVTAHAPGTRALDVSFRVEGGADRVPLRIRVYVHRPLKKGGMSAGALLGLREVDEARAVLTGPGEAEALALIQSAASMSARFHDAAHPVHGFYLQALRLLARNPRLRWAEEPEAPLRVREAPLGFAVEDDEGTLRLRPAIEGTVVGIDALQASPEDSTWPQPWLLMEPELPRLTLVSVPPEARPLLDTLRTQGARLPSTAREALLERLSGLEARFALSLPASLEAHEVEGSTALVVRLRPSGEAGLSGGVYVQPLPEAPPQPPGAGPEVVRGLRSRQRVMVRRAFEPERERADALLGRLGLTAGEYVFHRDDTEAALTLLESLEPLADAGALRVEWEEQAWSVVRSPDASKLRVEVVRQNDWFGVKGGVQLEGERVELALLLDALRRRQRYVLLGPGRWLRLTEALRERLLPLADHAQPTRQGVEVSAAAAPVLDALTEAGASVKAPAEWRTLAARIREARDLKVSVPRGLKAELRDYQREGFVWLARHAEWGAGACLADDMGLGKTLQTLALLLHRASEGPALVVAPTSVCGNWVREAARFAPSLRVHVWHEADRDTLPAQLGRKDVLVMSYGLLARDAERLASLTFATLVVDEAQAIKNPDTVRARAVRAVKAQARVALSGTPVENRLAELWSLFHFLFPGLLGGRESFRDRFAQPIERDRDPEARASLARVVRPFLLRRTKAQVARELPPRVETVVPVTLSDAERRLYEDTRLAALARMGVGTSGQDIRFELLAALTRLRLAACHPRLVDGESGLSSAKLERVLEHVEALRAEGGRALVFSQFVRHLSLVREALLARGLSVLYLDGQTPAAERQARVDAFQRGEGELFLISLKAGGTGLNLTGADHVLHLDPWWNPAVEDQATDRAHRIGQTRPVTVCRFVSEGTIEEAILALHAEKRDLADSLLSEADGGGALSSEQLLALLRFSGDTARE; from the coding sequence ATGCTGGGCCCGGCGCGGCTCTCGACCGCGGAGCTGTACCTGTCGAGCTATCCCTCGGTCGCCTGGGCGGCGACGGCCCATCGCATCCAGGGGCAGTTCCGTGTCGCGGGGCGCCCGCCGCTCCAGACCGTCGTCTCGAGCGATGACCTGGGGCTCGTCTTCGAGTGCCAGTGCGAGGACTATCTGGCGGAAGGGAGCTGTGTTCACGCCGGTGTCCTGGCCCTGCTCTGGTTGCAACGGCACGCCCGCGCCGCCCCTTCATCGGAGCGGCCGTCGGATGCGGAGTCGTTGACGGAGTGGCTGGAGGCGCGGCACCTGTCTCGCGCCGCTTCGCTGCGGCTCTCGGTGGTGACGCCGCACCTGCCTCCCTCGTTCAGTCGGCACCTCACCCACTTCTTCGGTGAGGACAAGGTGGTGACACCGCTGCTGGGGAAGCTCTCCAGCCGGTACTTCGTGGAGCACAACCTCCCGCCCATCACCCAGGCCGCTTGGGATTGGCTCGACGCCGAGGCCGAGCGCGTGCGGCTGGGGCTGGAGCGGGAGGCCACGGGCGCTCCTCGCGCTCCACCCACGGACTCGCGGCTGCTCCCTCTGGTGCAGGCGCTCCAGCTTGCTCGGGAGCGGGTGCGCGCGCAGGCCATGCCGCGCGTCCACGGTCCGCGTCTCTCGGTCGTGCTCCAGGACCGGCCCGTCCGGCTGTGCGTCTCCGAGCCCGAGCTGGTGGCCTGGTCGAGTGGCCTTCCCAGTCATGGCGTGGACCTGCCGGGCTTCGTGGAAGTGAATCCGGTGGGACTGCTCGACGGTCGCGCGGGGCTCGCGTGTCCTTGCTCTCCTGGCGTCGCCGAGCCGGCGTGCGTCCACGCGCTGTCTGCCATTGACGCCGTGTTGGACCAGCTCGCTGACCCGAAGGCCGCGGAGAGCAACGCCCGGCTGGCCGAGCTGCTCTTCGTGGTGGCGGGTGAGGAGCTATTGACCGCGTTGGAGCGGACCGCCGTGGCGGTGACCGCTCATGCGCCGGGAACTCGCGCGCTCGATGTCTCGTTTCGAGTCGAGGGCGGCGCGGATCGCGTCCCCCTGCGCATCAGGGTCTATGTGCACCGCCCGCTGAAGAAGGGCGGGATGTCCGCGGGCGCGCTCCTGGGCTTGCGAGAGGTCGACGAGGCGCGGGCCGTGCTCACTGGACCCGGAGAGGCGGAGGCGCTCGCGCTCATCCAGTCCGCCGCCTCGATGTCCGCGCGCTTCCATGATGCCGCGCATCCCGTGCATGGCTTCTATCTCCAGGCGTTGCGCCTGCTCGCGCGCAATCCTCGCTTGCGCTGGGCGGAAGAACCGGAGGCTCCGCTGCGAGTGCGCGAGGCCCCGCTGGGCTTCGCCGTGGAGGACGACGAGGGCACGCTCCGGCTGCGCCCCGCCATCGAGGGCACGGTCGTCGGCATTGACGCCTTGCAGGCTTCGCCCGAAGACTCCACCTGGCCGCAGCCGTGGCTGCTCATGGAGCCGGAGCTGCCCCGCCTCACGCTCGTGTCCGTGCCTCCCGAGGCGCGGCCCTTGCTCGACACACTGCGCACCCAAGGCGCGCGCCTGCCCAGCACCGCGCGCGAGGCGCTGCTGGAGCGCCTGTCCGGATTGGAGGCGCGCTTCGCCCTGTCCCTGCCCGCGTCACTGGAGGCCCACGAGGTTGAGGGCTCCACCGCGCTCGTTGTGCGACTGCGGCCCTCGGGTGAGGCGGGATTGTCGGGCGGGGTGTATGTCCAACCGCTCCCGGAGGCGCCTCCCCAGCCTCCCGGCGCGGGGCCCGAGGTGGTGCGAGGACTGCGCTCGCGCCAGCGCGTCATGGTGCGCCGCGCGTTCGAGCCTGAGCGTGAGCGCGCCGATGCCCTTCTCGGACGTCTGGGATTGACCGCGGGCGAGTATGTCTTTCATCGAGACGACACCGAGGCCGCGCTGACGCTGCTGGAGTCCCTGGAACCCCTGGCGGACGCGGGGGCGCTGCGCGTCGAGTGGGAGGAGCAGGCGTGGTCGGTGGTGCGCTCGCCCGATGCCTCGAAGCTGCGGGTGGAGGTGGTGCGCCAGAACGACTGGTTCGGCGTGAAGGGCGGGGTGCAGCTGGAGGGGGAGCGCGTGGAGCTGGCGCTCCTGCTCGATGCGCTGCGGCGGCGTCAGCGCTACGTGCTGCTGGGCCCCGGGCGATGGTTGCGCCTGACGGAGGCCCTGCGTGAGCGGCTCCTCCCGCTGGCGGACCATGCGCAGCCGACGCGGCAGGGCGTGGAGGTGAGCGCGGCGGCGGCTCCGGTGCTCGATGCGCTGACGGAGGCGGGCGCGAGCGTGAAGGCCCCCGCCGAGTGGCGCACGCTGGCCGCGCGCATCCGCGAGGCCCGTGACTTGAAGGTGTCCGTGCCCCGTGGCCTCAAGGCCGAGCTGCGCGACTACCAGCGCGAGGGCTTCGTCTGGCTGGCTCGGCACGCGGAGTGGGGCGCGGGCGCGTGCCTCGCGGATGACATGGGCCTGGGCAAGACGCTGCAAACGCTGGCGTTGCTGCTGCATCGCGCCAGCGAGGGGCCGGCGCTGGTGGTGGCGCCCACGTCCGTGTGTGGCAACTGGGTGCGGGAGGCGGCGCGCTTCGCTCCGTCCTTGCGCGTGCACGTCTGGCATGAGGCGGATCGCGACACGCTGCCCGCACAGCTCGGACGCAAGGACGTGCTGGTGATGAGCTACGGCCTCCTGGCGCGCGACGCGGAGCGGCTGGCCTCGCTGACGTTCGCCACGCTGGTGGTGGACGAGGCCCAGGCCATCAAGAATCCAGACACGGTGCGGGCCCGCGCGGTGCGCGCCGTGAAGGCACAGGCGCGCGTGGCCCTCTCCGGCACGCCCGTGGAGAACCGGCTGGCCGAGCTGTGGAGCCTCTTCCACTTCCTGTTCCCGGGGCTCTTGGGGGGACGCGAGTCCTTCCGCGACCGCTTCGCCCAGCCCATCGAGCGCGACCGCGACCCCGAAGCGCGGGCCTCGCTGGCGCGCGTGGTGCGTCCCTTCCTCCTGCGCCGCACCAAGGCCCAGGTGGCGCGTGAGCTTCCTCCGCGCGTGGAGACCGTGGTCCCCGTGACGCTGTCGGATGCGGAGCGGCGGCTCTACGAAGACACCCGGCTGGCCGCGCTGGCGCGCATGGGCGTGGGCACTTCGGGACAGGACATTCGGTTCGAGCTGCTCGCCGCGCTCACGCGCTTGCGACTCGCGGCGTGTCATCCGCGCCTGGTGGACGGTGAGTCGGGGTTGTCCTCCGCGAAGCTGGAGCGGGTGCTGGAGCACGTGGAGGCACTGCGCGCGGAGGGCGGCCGGGCGCTCGTGTTCAGCCAGTTCGTGAGACACCTCTCGCTCGTGCGGGAGGCCCTGCTCGCGCGGGGCCTGTCCGTGCTGTACCTGGATGGACAGACACCGGCCGCGGAGCGACAGGCGCGCGTGGACGCGTTCCAGCGCGGCGAGGGCGAGCTGTTCCTCATCTCCCTCAAGGCGGGTGGCACCGGACTCAACCTCACCGGCGCGGACCATGTCCTCCACCTGGACCCGTGGTGGAACCCCGCGGTGGAGGACCAGGCGACGGACCGGGCGCACCGCATCGGTCAGACGCGGCCCGTCACGGTGTGCCGGTTCGTCTCGGAGGGGACCATCGAGGAGGCCATCCTCGCCCTGCACGCCGAGAAGCGCGACCTGGCGGACAGCCTGTTGTCCGAGGCGGATGGGGGCGGCGCGCTGTCTTCGGAGCAGCTCCTGGCGCTCCTGCGCTTCAGTGGAGACACCGCGCGGGAGTGA